The genomic segment AGCAGCATTCTTTTCGACATTCGAAATGTGTTTTTCTGTCCTTTCGGGATGAGGGATTTGAAAAAATAATTTTCGGAAGCCGATAATTGCGTTCTCCAAATCTTCATCTGTCTTTTTTAAATTTTTTACAAACGCATTTTCGAGTCCTTGATGCTGTTGATAAATGTTTCGAAGCGAAACTATAAAATAAATAAGATCCATTCCGTTAAATGTTCGATGCACAAATTTTTCCAACATTTTTAATTCATTTTTCTGCGCGGACATCACAAATTGATGTGGCTCCAAATCCATTAATTGCATTAATTTATTGGCATTATTAATAATAATGCTACGCTTTCCCCAAGCAATGGTAGCAGTTAAAAATCCTGAAATTTCAATGTCTTCCTTCTTCGAAAAAAGATGTGGAATGCTGATAGGATCACTTTCAATAAAAAAGGAGGCATTGTATTTTTCCACTTTTTCATCCAAAAAAGATTTTAATTCGTTAAAGTTCATAGGATAATAATAAAATTTGACTTTGCGATATTTTTATAATACATTTATAATCAGATTCTTTTCTTTTAAAAATAATCTTTCTAAAACTCCAAAATTATGAAATACTTACACCAAATCGTAAAGGCACACGAAGGCACGGTGGTTACGGTAAAATTTGATAAACCAGCAAAGATAATGCTCTTGCATCATTTCGATTTTTTAAAATATCAAGATCATCACACGCACCGCTACATGGGCGGACATACAGAAAAATCACCCGTTCTATTTACTATTCCTGCCGATGGAACTTGGCACATTGTTATTGAATTGGGCAGCTATTTTAAGCCGATGCATATAATTGCTTCCGTAGAAACTACGACTAAAAAGAAATAAGAAATTTGATTCAATTGTGTTTCAAAAAAATATTTTTTTGAGAGCGTTTTTCATCCTCAACTAATTCTGCATATTTAATTATCTTTGCAAAATATTTTTTAAACACAAGAGTTATGCAATTTCAATTATCAGAAGAACATTTAATGATTCAAAAAGCGGCACGAGATTTCGCTAATGATGTATTAAAACCAGGCGTAATAGGACGTGATGAACATCAAAAATTTCCTGCGGCAGAAATAAAACAATTGGGAGAATTAGGTTTTCTGGGAATGATGGTTGATCCGAAATACGGAGGTGGCGGAATGGACGCAATTTCGTACGTGTTGGCAATGGAAGAAATTTCAAAAATTGACGCATCTGTTTCAGTAGTAATGTCAGTAAATAACTCGCTTGTTTGCTGGGGTTTGGAAACATTTGGAACAGAAGCACAAAAACAAAAATACTTAACGCGTTTAGCAAAAGGCGAAATTATCGGAGCGTTTTGTTTGTCGGAACCGGAAGCTGGATCGGACGCTACTTCGCAACGCACAACGGCTGTTGAAAAAGACGATTGTTATTTATTGAATGGCACAAAAAATTGGATTACCAACGGAAGTTCTGCTTCTGTTTATCTCGTTATCGCGCAAACACATCCTGAAAAAGGGCATCGCGGCATCAATGCTTTTATTGTTGAAAAAGGAATGCCCGGATTTGTAGTTGGACCGAAAGAAAATAAATTAGGAATCCGCGGAAGCGACACGCATTCATTAATGTTTACTGATGTAAAAGTTCCGAAAGAAAATAGAATTGGCGAAGATGGATTTGGATTCAAATTCGCGATGCAAACCTTAACTGGCGGACGCATCGGAATTGCTTCTCAAGCTCTCGGAATTGCAGCAGGAGCTTACGAATTAGCGTTGGCCTATTCCAAAGAGCGGAAAGCATTCGGTAAACCAATTTCAGAACATCAAGCAATACAATTCAAATTAGCCGACATGGCAACGGAGATAGAAGCCGCGCGCTTATTGTGTTTGAAAGCAGCTTGGCTAAAAGACAGACATTTGGATTATGGCGCAGCAAGCGCAATTGCAAAAGTTTTTGCATCGAAAGTGGCGATGTGGGTAACAACGGAAGCTGTTCAAATTCATGGTGGATATGGCTATGTGAAAGAATATCACGTGGAACGTTTAATGCGTGATGCGAAAATAACGCAGATTTACGAAGGTACTTCCGAAGTACAAAAAATCGTTATTTCTCGATCCGTTTTAGCTTAGTTTTAATAGAATTTTTGACGCTCGAAAAAATATTTTTTTCGAGCGTTTCTTTTTACCTCTAATTCGTAAGTTTGTCTGTGCGAAAATTCAGTACTCATACTTTACAAAATGTTCCGGAGTTTAAATTAAAACTCTTACAATGGGCGCAGCAATTCGATAAAGTATGTTATTTAAATAGCAACGATTCTCTAACAAAAAATTATTCTTCATTTGATTTTAGTCTTGCCGTGGGCGCTGTTGCAGAAATTACTCCTTCGCAAGGCGAATGCTTTAATGCATTACAGAAGTTTCACGACGAAAAAAAAGATTGGCTTTTCGGATTTCTATCTTACGATTTAAAAAATGAAATAGAAGACTTAACTTCCAATAATCCTGATTTTTTGGGCTTTCCCCTACTCCATTTTTTTCAGCCAGAATTTATTTTTATACTCGAAAAAAATATTTTGAAAATTGGATTTTTGGAAAATAATTTTTCGGATAAAAAAGTGGCTGATTTGTTCAATGAAATTTCAGCTCTTCAAAAAAATAATTTTTCAAAGAATGAAAAGCAACTCGAAATAAAATCAAGAATAAATCGCGAAGAATATTTAAAAACGGTTCGAATAATTCAGCAACACATTCGCAGAGGCGATGTTTATGAACTTAATTTTTGTCAAGAATTTTATGCAGAAAATGCACACATAAATCCGACAGAGATTTATGA from the Bacteroidia bacterium genome contains:
- a CDS encoding DUF1883 domain-containing protein; protein product: MKYLHQIVKAHEGTVVTVKFDKPAKIMLLHHFDFLKYQDHHTHRYMGGHTEKSPVLFTIPADGTWHIVIELGSYFKPMHIIASVETTTKKK
- a CDS encoding TIGR02757 family protein — its product is MNFNELKSFLDEKVEKYNASFFIESDPISIPHLFSKKEDIEISGFLTATIAWGKRSIIINNANKLMQLMDLEPHQFVMSAQKNELKMLEKFVHRTFNGMDLIYFIVSLRNIYQQHQGLENAFVKNLKKTDEDLENAIIGFRKLFFQIPHPERTEKHISNVEKNAAAKRLNMFLRWMVRKDKCGVDFGIWNKIKMSQLSCPLDVHSGNVARKLNILKRSQDDWKAVKELDAFLRLLDAKDPVKYDFALFGLGVFEGF
- a CDS encoding acyl-CoA dehydrogenase, producing the protein MQFQLSEEHLMIQKAARDFANDVLKPGVIGRDEHQKFPAAEIKQLGELGFLGMMVDPKYGGGGMDAISYVLAMEEISKIDASVSVVMSVNNSLVCWGLETFGTEAQKQKYLTRLAKGEIIGAFCLSEPEAGSDATSQRTTAVEKDDCYLLNGTKNWITNGSSASVYLVIAQTHPEKGHRGINAFIVEKGMPGFVVGPKENKLGIRGSDTHSLMFTDVKVPKENRIGEDGFGFKFAMQTLTGGRIGIASQALGIAAGAYELALAYSKERKAFGKPISEHQAIQFKLADMATEIEAARLLCLKAAWLKDRHLDYGAASAIAKVFASKVAMWVTTEAVQIHGGYGYVKEYHVERLMRDAKITQIYEGTSEVQKIVISRSVLA